A genome region from Meriones unguiculatus strain TT.TT164.6M chromosome 2, Bangor_MerUng_6.1, whole genome shotgun sequence includes the following:
- the LOC110539906 gene encoding olfactory receptor 4C15-like, whose product MQNQSCVTEFILLGLSQTPNVEKILFVIFLLIYLATIGGNMIIVVTIIYSPALLSSPMYFFLAFLSFLDACTSSTVTPKIIIDCFYRRKTISFECCMTQLFTVHFFTGAEVIILASMAYDRYVAICKPLHYSYIMTRRLCGILVLVSWAGGFLHSIVQIIFTLQLPLCGPNVIDHYMCDLFPLLKLACTDTHVFVVLVFANSGAICIIILSLLLVSYGVVLFSLKAHSSEGRHKALSTCGSPITVVLLFFVPCIIIYARPTSAFVFEKNMLIFVNVLTPLLNPVVYTFRNKEMINAIRKMWKRLMVVSDKF is encoded by the coding sequence ATGCAAAACCAAAGctgtgtcactgagttcatactcCTGGGGCTTTCACAGACTCCAAATGTGGAGAAAATACTATttgtcatatttttattgatCTATCTTGCAACTATAGGGGGCAACATGATAATTGTGGTGACCATCATCTATAGCCCTGCACTCCTGAGCTCCCCCATGTACTTCTTCTTGGCATTCCTGTCCTTCCTGGATGCATGTACTTCTTCTACTGTCACACCCAAGATAATTATAGACTGCTTCTATAGAAGAAAGACTATCTCTTTTGAATGCTGTATGACACAACTCTTTACAGTCCACTTCTTCACTGGGGCAGAAGTGATTATCCTGGCAtccatggcctatgaccgctatgtggcaaTTTGCAAGCCCCTACACTACTCTTACATCATGACCAGGAGGCTCTGTGGCATTTTGGTGCTAGTATCCTGGGCAGGAGGCTTTTTGCATTCTATTGTACAAATTATATTCACATTGCAGCTGCCTTTATGTGGACCCAATGTCATTGATCATTACATGTGTGATTTGTTCCCATTACTGAAGCTTGCCTGCACTGACACACACGTTTTTGTCGTTTTGGTGTTTGCCAACAGTGGGGCTATATGCATCATAATCCTTTCCTTATTGCTTGTCTCCTATGGTGTTGTCTTGTTTTCTCTGAAAGCTCACAGTTCTGAAGGTCGGCATAAAGCTCTCTCCACCTGTGGATCACCTATAACTGTTGTGCTTTTGTTCTTTGTACCATGTATAATAATATATGCAAGACCTACATCTGCATTcgtctttgaaaaaaatatgcTTATATTTGTCAATGTCCTGACACCATTGCTAAATCCTGTAGTTTACACTTTCAGAAATAAGGAAATGATAAATGCCATCAGAAAAATGTGGAAAAGATTGATGGTAGtttctgataaattttaa